From the Ensifer adhaerens genome, the window ATGGTCTTCCAGAACTACGCGCTCTATCCGCACATGACCGTTTATGAAAACCTCGCCTACGGCCTGAAGAACCGCAAGACGCCGAAGGCCGAGATCGACGCCCGCGTCGCCGAAGCCGCGCGCATGCTGGAGATCGAGCCCTATCTTTCCCGCAAGCCCCGCGCTCTCTCGGGCGGCCAGCGCCAGCGCGTCGCGATGGGCCGAGCCATCGTGCGCAAGCCGGCGGCCTTCCTCTTCGACGAGCCGCTTTCCAACCTTGACGCCAAGCTGCGCGTCTCCATGCGCGGCGAGATCAAGCGGCTGCAGAAGCGGCTCGGCACGACCTCCCTCTATGTCACACACGACCAGCTCGAGGCGATGACGCTCGCCGATCGGCTTGTGGTGCTGAACGGCGGCCGCATCGAGCAGATCGGCCAGCCGCTCGATGTCTATCACCGTCCGGCCTCGACCTTCGTTGCGAGCTTCATCGGCTCGCCGGCAATGAACCTGATCAAGGGGCAGATCGAAGGCGGCAGGCTGCAGATCGGCCTCTACCGGATAGACCTCGCCGGCCGCGCGCCGGTGGAGGGCGCTGTGACCGTTGGCCTGCGCGCCGAGGATCTCCGGCTTGCCGGCGTAGGCGAAGACGCGATGCTGTTCCAGGTCGACTATGTCGAGGAACTAGGCGCCCAGCGGCTCGTACATGGCACCATCGAGGGGCAGGCCCTCACCATTGCGCTGTCGCCGGAAACGCCGCTGTCGGGCGATCTCGCTGTGACCATCGCCGTCGACCGCCTCCATTTCTTCTCGCCGGAGACCGGCAAGCGGCTGGAGCGCGGCACGTCGTTTGCGGGCGAAGCTCCGGCGCAAACCCTTCGCCTGGAGACCGCATCGTGATCTTTGAAACCGTAGAGCAGCTAGCCGTTCCCTCGCTCGAACTGCGCCAGGGATTTGCGTCGATCGTGCGCACCATTGCGGCCCATGACGCCGCTATGGGCGCACGCCCGGAGATGAACAGCATCGAGGTCGGCGGCACGTCTTCGTCGGATACGCCGCTCGCCTTTCCGCTTACCGTTGCTGCCTGGAACCTGGAACGCTGCCTGTTCCCGGCGGAAAGTGCCGCGCATCTGGCCGCAACGAATGCTCCGGTCGTCCTGCTTTCGGAAATGGACAGCGGCATGGCCCGCACCAGCCAGCGTCATCCGACCGCCGAAGTCGCCGACACGCTCGGCATGCACTATGCCTATGGCATCGAGTTCATCGAGATGGGTCTCGGCTCCGATACGGAGCGCGAATTCTGCGAGGATGATTTCAACGCCAAGGGGTTTCACGGCAATGCGCTGATGGCATCCGTGCCGCTCGGACGACCCTTCATGCTGCGCCTCTGGGGCGAACGCCTCTGGTTTACGGATGGCGAGCAGCCGCGTCTCGGCGAGCGCTTCGCGATCGGCGCGGTGATCGAAACGGAAGCCGGTCCCTTCGTCGCAGTCTCCACTCATCTCGAAAGTGCCACGACCGCCGTCTATCGCGAGCGCCAGGTCAAGGAATTGATCGATGCGCTCGATGAAACGTTTCCGGATATGCCGGTGCTGATCGGCGGCGATCTCAACACCGGCAACCACGCCGGCGGCGACTTCGAGGCCGAAGGGCTCTTTGCCTTGAGCGCTGCCAGGGGCTTTACCCGCCACGGCGGACCGCTCGACGTCATGACCACGCGCCCGAGCTTGATCACCCGCTGGCCGGAACGGGCGATGAAGCTCGACTGGTTCCTGTCGCGCGGTTTGAAGATCGGCGAGACCCGCGTCGTCCCTTCGCTCGATGAAACCGGTCGTCCGCTTTCGGACCACGATCTCATCACCTGCGCCATTGAGGGCTTTGAATAGGCTCGCCTCTCCTTGCCTAAGGCGCGCCCGCATTCTACATGTCGAGGGCTTTGCCAGTGCGGCAGAGGGCAGCGGTTTTCCGTCCTCTTCCGTTCCGGCGGTTTGAAATCGATCACGGCTATCCGTGATCCATGAGGGATGGGTAGATGGCGAAAATCGTCAATGTCGGGGTCCAGATGGACCATGTCTCGGGCATCAACATCGCGGGGGATTCCACCTTCGCCATGAGCCTCGAGGCACAGTCGCGCGGCTATCGTCTCTTCCACTATACGCCTGAGAAACTGTCGCTGCGCGACGGCAAGGTCTATGCGAGCGCGCAGCAGATGACGCTGCGCGACGTCAAGGGCGATCACTTCACGCTTGGCGAAGCCGAGCGTGTCGATCTTTCGACGATGGACGTCATCCTGCTCCGCCAGGATCCGCCCTTCGACATGGCCTACATCACCTCGACGCATCTTCTCGAGCGCCTGCATCCGAAGACGCTGGTCGTCAATGATCCGGCCTGGGTGCGCAATTCGCCGGAGAAGATCTTCGTCACCGAATTTGCCGACCTGATGCCGAAGACGCTGATCACCCGCGACCCCGCCGAAATCGCCAGCTTCCGCCAGGAGATGGGCGACATCATCCTGAAGCCGCTCTACGGCAATGGCGGCGCCGGCGTCTTCCATTCGACGCGCGACGATCGCAACCTCTCTTCTCTTCTGGAAATGTTCGGCCAGATGTTCCGCGAGCCCTTCATCGCCCAGGAATACCTGCCGGCGGTGCGCAAGGGCGACAAGCGCATCCTGCTCGTCGACGGCGAGCCGGTCGGCGCCATCAACCGCGTTCCGGCCGAGCATGACGCCCGCTCCAACATGCATGCCGGCGGCCGCCCGGAGCCGACCGAACTGACGGCGCGCGAAAAGGAAATCTGCGATCGCATCGCTCCGGCGCTGAAGGCCCGCGGCTTCCTCTTCGTCGGCATCGACGTCATCGGCGACTACATGACCGAGATCAACGTGACCTCGCCGACCGGCATCCGCGAAGTCAAGAAGTTCGGCGGCGCCGATGTCGCCAGCCTTCTCTGGGATGCGATCGAGCGCAAGCGCGCCTGATCGGCGCTAGCGGATAGACTACTCCGGTCGACGAAGCGTGCTGCGGGCCTTCGCCCGCGGCCGTTTGCCGGAACGGCACCTTTGCCGATGCGTCCGCCTCCTTTCGAATGTTCTGTAATTGTTCTTGTTTTTGTGCGTAATCCGTGCAAGGCTTCTGCCTGCAACCCTGGGCGGTTGTGGCGCCCGATAGCCGGGCTGCCTGGGCGAGGGGGCAAGCATGGTCGCGCGCGTCAGCACGGTCGCATTTCAGGGTATCGAGGGTCTGCCTGTTGATGTGCAGGTGATGGTCGCACCGGGCAAGGTCGGGATGCAGATCGTCGGCCTGCCGGACAAGGCCGTCGCCGAAAGCCGCGAGCGGGTGCAGGCAGCCCTGCATGCCTCCGGTCTCGCCCTGCCGGCCAAGCGGGTCACCGTCAATCTCGCCCCCGCCGACCTTCCCAAGGAAGGCAGCCACTTCGATCTTGCCATCGCGCTCGGCCTGATGGCGGCCCTCGGCGCCATTCCGGGCGATGCGCTGGCGCCCTATGTGGTGATCGGGGAACTGAATTTGGACGGTACGATTGCGGCGGTTGCCGGAGCGCTTCCGGCGGCAATCGGCGCCAATGCGCTCGGCAAAGGGCTGATCTGCCCGGCCGAAAGTGGACCCGAGGCGGCGTGGGCCGGGGCCGAGATCGATATCCTGGCGCCGCGCAGCCTGATCGCGATCGCCAACCATTTCCGCGGCACGCAGGTGCTTTCGCGGCCGGACGCCGCAATCCGCTCGGGCGCTACCGACCTGCCCGATCTCGCCGACATCAAGGGCCAGGAGAGCGCCAAGCGGGCGCTCGAGGTGGCCGCTGCCGGCAACCACAATCTCTTGATGGTTGGCCCGCCCGGATCGGGCAAGTCGATGCTCGCCGCCCGCCTGCCGTCGATCCTGCCGCCGCTCAACCCGACCGAGCTTCTCGAAGTGTCGATGATCCATTCGATCGCCGGGCAGCTTCCGGGCGGTAAGCTGTCGGACCGACGGCCGTTCCGCACGCCGCACCATTCCGCGACCATGGCCGCCATGGTCGGCGGGGGCTTGCGCGCCAAGCCCGGCGAGGCGTCGCTTGCCCATAACGGCGTGCTGTTTCTCGACGAATTTCCGGAATTCTCGCCGCAGGTGCTCGACGCGCTGCGCCAGCCGCTCGAGACCGCCGAATGCATCATCGCCCGTGCCAATCACCGCGTCAGCTATCCCGCCGCGATCCAGCTTGTCGCCGCCATGAACCCCTGCCGCTGCGGCATGGCCGGCGAACCCGGTCGCAGCTGCGCCCGCGGCCCGCGCTGCATGTCCGACTATCAGGCGCGCATCTCCGGTCCGCTGATGGACCGCATCGATATCCGCATCGACGTGCCGGCCGTCAGCGCCGCCGATCTCCTGAAGCCGGCCGCAGCCGAAAGCAGCGAGGTCGTTGCCCGCCGGGTCGCGCATGCCCGTGCCATGCAGATCGACCGCTTTGCCGTCCTCGGCCATGCGGACTTGACCAGCAATGCCCGCGCGTCGACCTCGCTGATCGAGAAGATCGCGGCACCCGACGCGGCCGGGCTGCAGCTTCTTCGGGACGCCGCCGAAAAGATGAAATTCTCCGCACGCGGCTACCACCGTGTCCTGAAGGTCGCCCGCACCCTCGCCGATCTCGATGGTGCCGCAACGGTCGGCCGCATTCATCTTGCCGAAGCGATTTCCTATCGCATTGCCGGCGAGCGGCTACAGGCGGCGGCATAGCGATCGCCCCCACTGCGGCAATCGATCCATGTTTCGTGTTTTGAGGTTCCGACACCATGTTCTCCCCAGGCATGGCCGTTGCGCGAAACGCTTGGCCGGGCTGATCAGTCTTTTGATGTGCGGGTCTTTCCCGGGGCAGCGGCGCGCTTGCCGATCTCGCGCAAATTCTCGACGTTGCGGATGAGCTGTATTTCACCGCCGCAAACTCCAGTACGATCATCCTGAAGTGATTGGCCGACAGGGGGTGAACCGGATGACGGATGCATCAAACGGCAGAAGAACCGATCGCGCCGAACGTCTGATCAAGGCGTTGCCGTCGGCGGTTTATGCCGCGCTGATCGATCCTGCTGCGGTGGCAGTCTGGTTGCCGCCCGAAGGCATGAAGGGGCAGGTGCTGGCCTTTGAGCCCCATGTTGGCGGCGCCTTCCGCATGGCGCTGATCTATGACAGCCCGCACGATGGAACTCGTGGCAAGACCTCACAAGATGCCGACATCGTTTCCGGCCGCTTCGTCGCGTTGGAGCCGGATCTGTGCGTGGTGCAGGAGACCGAGTTTCAATCCGACAATCCGGCCTTTGCCGAGACGATGCGGATCACCTGGGCGCTGGAGCCGATGGCAGATGGCACCCGCGCCAGCGTCACCTGCGAAAACGTGCCGGAGGGGATTTCCAAGGAAGATCACGACGCCGGCCTTCGCTCAACGCTCGCCAATCTCGCCGGCGTCACGGAGCAGTCTAGTTGAAGCGGGGTCGCCGGCCGATAGGCAGAAGGAAAAAAGGGCGCCCTCGGCGCCCTTACTGAACGTTGGAGAATAGTGGACTAACCACCCAGACCCTCGAACAGCACCGTCGAGAGATAGCGCTCGGCAAAGGACGGGATGATGACGACGATGGTCTTGCCGGCGTTTTCTTCCCGCTGGCCGACCTCGATCGCTGCCGTCAGCGCAGCACCTGCCGAAATGCCGACCGGCACGCCTTCGAGCCGTGCGACGAGGCGGGCGGCCTCGATCGCCTCAGTGCTGTTGACCGTGACGATCTCGTCATAAACCGTGGTGTCGAGGATCGCCGGGGCAAAACCTGCGCCTATGCCCTGGATCTTGTGCGGTCCGGGGTTGCCGCCGGAAAGCACGGGAGACTCCTCCGGCTCGACGGCGATCACCTTGATCGACGGCTTGCGCGCTTTCAGCACCTGCCCGGCGCCGGTAATCGTGCCACCGGTGCCGATGCCGGAAACGAAGATATCGACGGCACCGTCGGTGTCGTTCCAGATTTCCTCCGCCGTCGTCTTGCGGTGGATTTCCGGGTTGGCCGGGTTTTCGAACTGCTGCGGAATAACTGCGTCCGGCAACGTCTCGACCAGTTCCTGCGCCTTGGCGATCGCGCCCTTCATGCCCTTGGCGCCTTCAGTCAGCACCAGTTCGGCGCCGAACAGAGCCAGCATCTTGCGCCGCTCGACCGACATGGTCTCCGGCATGGTGAGGATCAGCTTGTAGCCCTTGGCGGCGGCAACGAAGGCGAGCGCGATGCCGGTATTGCCCGAGGTCGGCTCGATCAGCGTCGTGCGGCCGGGTGTAATCTTGCCCTGCGCTTCCAGGCTCTCGATCATCGCCACGCCGATGCGGTCCTTGACCGAGGCGATCGGGTTGAAGAATTCGAGCTTGGCGAGCAGGTTCGCCTTGACGCCCTTTTCCTTGGCAAGCTTGTCCAGTCGCACGATGGGCGTATCGCCGATCGTTTCCGTGATCGAGGAATAGACGCGGCCGCGGCCGGGCTTGCGTGTGTCGGACATCGGTTTCTCCCTTGGGCGTGAACTCTTGGCCTAAAGCATGTCGCACAAAAGTGTGCAGCGGTTTTGTGATGACGACATGCGAAAAACCATAAACTTGAAGCGCGGCGAGCGGATCTGAAGATCCGCGACGCGCTTTAAGAATAGGAACAATGGCCGCGCAATTCCAGAACGGCAAACACGGAGAGACGATCCGCCGAAGGAAAAACCACCGGCGAAGTCGTTGTTCGGGAAAAGTTTTTTCAGCTCGCGCGGACGGCGATATAGGCGGCCGTTCCGGCGAGCACGCTGGCGGCAACGCGGTTCAGCGCCTTGAGTGCCTTGGGTTGCTTGAGCAGAAGTCGTGCGCGCGCGGCGAGCAACATGTAGGGAACGAGCACCGTCAGGAGCATAAGGAAGGTTGCCGTCAGCAGCAGGCCGTAGTCGCGCGGGCCGATCGCCGCGATGTCGATCAGCGTCGGCACCAGCGCCACATAAAACAGCATCGTCTTCGGGTTTCCGAGCGTGACGAGCAGGCCCGAGAGGAAGGACATCGCCGCATTCGTCGGGGGCTTCGCCTTGATATCCTCGGGCAGCAGCCCCGCGGTCCAGAGCTTCCAGGCGATATAGCCGAGATAGAGGACGCCGGCGAGTTTCACCACCAGGAAGAGGGTGGTGAAGGTCTGGGCGATCAGGGCCAGCCCGAGCACGACCGCCGTCAGGTAGATCATGTCGCCGAGGATGACGCCGAGACCCATGAAGAAGGTTTCGCGAAAGCCGGAGCCGAGCGCGCGCGCGACGAGCGCCGTCACGCCGGGGCCCGGGATGGCTGCAGCGATGAAGAGCGCGCCGCTATAGGCGATAAGGGCCGCGAGCGTCATGGGACTTCCTTCCGATGGTGATGCCGGTTTCTAGCGCAAACGGGACGAAAAAGGAAATCAAGGAGCGACGACCAATGGGCACGCGGCGACAAAATTGATCCGGTGACAAGTCTCGCATTGTCCGCTGGCGCCGGATCGGTAGAGCTTGCAGAAAACGAGCGAAAGGCGCCTCTCGATGCCCGAGTTGAAAGACATGATCGGCTTTGCCCTGCTTGCCCTCGGCATGGTGCTGACGCCGGGGCCGAACATGATCTATCTGATCTCGCGCTCGATCAGCCAGGGGCCGGGTGCCGGCTTGATCTCGCTCGGTGGCGTGGCGCTCGGTTTCGTCGTCTACATGGTCTCGGCCGCGCTCGGTATCACCGCACTCCTGTTGGCGGTGCCCTTTGCCTATGACGCCCTTCGGATCGCCGGCGCCGGCTATCTGCTCTATCTCGCCTGGCAGGCTGTGCGGCCCGGTGGGCGTTCGCCCTTTCAGATCAAGCATTTGCCGAAGGATGGGCCGAAGAAGCTGTTCGCCATGGGGTTTCTGACGAGCTTGCTCAATCCCAAGGTGGCGGTGCTCTATCTCTCGCTGCTGCCCCAGTTCATCCGGCCGGAGCTTGGCAACGTGCTTGGCCAGTCGCTGGTCTTCGGCTCGATCCAGATCATGACCAGCGTCACGGTCAACGCGATGATCGCGCTTGCCGCCAGCGGCATCGCCGCCTTCCTCGCCGGTCGGCCGCTGTTCATGGTGGTGCAGCGCTGGGCGATGGGGACGGCGCTGTTCGGCTTCGCGCTGAGCATGGCATCGGAGGCGCGGCGCTAACGCGCGCTTGCTGATGCCTTCCTCAACCCCGGAACTGGCTTACTCGAAAACCGGCCGCATGAAGCTGCGCTCATAGCTGACGATGCAGCGCGTCTTCTCGGCATAGGCGAAGGCTTCCTGGCATTCCGGATCCGCAGTCATCTCCTTGCGATAGGTCTCGTAGGCGGCAAGGCTCGGAAAGCTGAAGAGCGCGAGCGCGATGTTGTTCGCCCCTTCATGCGGCAGGAAGTAGCCGTGATGCGTGCCGCCGAGGCGGTTGACCAGCGGAATCCAGAGCTTGGCATAGTGCTCGAACTCGGCCGCCTTGTAAGGGTCGATGACGTATTTCAGGTAGCAGGTGATCATGCGGTTCTCCCTTCGCGCCTACGCTTGATAAAAGAGGGCAGGCGAAGTTGCCAGCCGAGATTCATGCCCGCGGCGGCAATGAGGATCGCAATCGAGCCGACGATCTGGATCGGCTGCAACTGGTGGCCGAAGGCAATGCGGTCGACGACGATCGCGCCGATCGGATAGATGAAGGAAAGCGCTCCCGTCATATGCGTCGGCAGTCGCTGGATCGCGCCGTAAAGCAGCACATACATCAGCCCGGTGTGGATGACGCCGACGGTGACGAGGATCGACCATTGCGCCCCCCCGGACGGGGCAGGGGCCGCAAGCGCCATCGGCGCCAGCATCAGGGTGCCGGTGATCACCTGGATCAGTGCGATCAGATGCGGCGGCGTGCCCTTGAGCAGCTTCGTCGCAATCGCCGCGATCGCATAGAAGAAGGCGGCGCCGATCGAAAGGGCGACGCCGACCAGATAGCTCTCCGGCGCGAAGCCTTGGCCGGGCTTGGCCGCGATGATCGCGAGCATGCCGGCAAAGGAGACAGAGAGCCAGAAGATCTTGGTGGTGGTGATCTTCTCGCCGAGAAACAGCGCGCCGAGCCCCAGGAGCATGAAGGGCTGGGTGTTGTAGACCATGGTCGCGATCGAGATGGAGGCATGGGAATAGGCAGCAAAGAGCAGCAGCCAGTTGACGACGATCGCGATGCCGCCGAGGACGGAAAGCACTAGCATCCTCCGGCTGAAGTGGCGACGGTCGAGCAGTCCGAGCGCCCAGGCGATGGCAAAGAGCGTCACCGCCCCGAAGACGCAGCGCCAGAACACGACGCTCGTCACCGGCTGTCCCGACATCAGCACGAACCAGCCGATGGTCCCGGAGATCAGCATTGCCGCCGTCATCTCGATGCTGCCACGTTTGAGTTCGGTGTTCATGATCGCTGCTCCATGTTGATGATTGGAGAATAGCCGGAGCCTGCGACCTTTCCCATGGATACAGGAAGGCAATTGTGCTATATTGCCTAATTATCTAAGTTCCGTTTGCTGTTATGACTTATGGTGCCGTGATGTTGGACGAGATTGACCGACGAATCCTCGACATTCTTGCCGCCAACGCCCGGGTGTCGCTGAAGGAGCTGGCGCAGGAGTCCGGGCTGTCCTCGCCCAGTGCGGCCGATCGCCTGCGCAAGCTGGAAGAGCGCGGCATTCTCGATGGTTTTACCATCGCGCTTAATCCGGTGAAGGTCGGCTATCCCCTGCAGGCGGTCATCCGCGTGCGGCCGATGCCGGGCATGCTGCACATCGTCGAGCGGCTGATCCAGGACACGCCCGAGATCGTCGAATGCGACAAGGTCACCGGCGACGATTGCTTCATCGCCAAGCTCTTCGTGCGCGACATGGCGCAACTCGACACGATCCTCGACCGCATTGCCGAGAAGGCGCAGACCAACACCTCGATCGTCAAGTCGTCGCCGGTCAAGCGCCGCCTGCCGCCGCTGGTCTAGCTGGAGGGATTGGAGGCTCAGACCCCGGTCGAGCCGAAGCCGCCGGCGCCGCGGTCCGTCTCGCTTGCCCCGTCTGCCTCGCTCACCGCGACCTGCGTGACCGGCGCGATCACCATCTGCGCAATGCGCATGCCGCGCTCGATGAGGAAATCTTCATCGCCGAGATTGACGAGCAGCACCTTCACTTCGCCGCGATAGTCGCTGTCGATGGTGCCGGGTGTGTTGAGGCAGGTGATGCCGTGCTTGAAGGCAAGGCCCGAGCGCGGGCGGATCTGCGCTTCGTAGCCAGCGGGGACTTCGAAAATGAAACCTGACGGCACCAGGGCGCGCTTGCCCGGGGTGAGCATGAGCGGCCGGTCGGCGGGAACGGCGGCGCGCAAATCCATGCCGGCGGCGCCCGCGGTCTCGTAAGCCGGAAGTTCCAGGCCTTCGCCGTGCGGCAGGCGAACGAGGTTGAGGGTCGGGCGGGATGGGGAAGGGTGCGTGCTCATGCCCGCATAAGCCGGGCCGCGGGCGCCGCGGTCAATTGCATAATCGGGGCCGAGCCTGTAAAGGACGCGGCAACTCACAGGATTTTACGACATGGCTGAAACTCTCGCCGAGGCGGTCTCCCGCCGCCGCACATTTGCGATCATTGCGCACCCGGACGCCGGTAAGACCACGCTCACCGAAAAGTTGCTGCTGTTCGGTGGCGCCATCCAACTCGCCGGCGAGGTCAAGGCCAAGAAGGATCGCATCCAGACCCGTTCGGACTGGATGAAGATCGAGCGCGAGCGCGGCATCTCGGTCGTGACCTCGGTGATGACCTTCGAATATGGCGGCAACGTCTTCAACATTCTCGATACGCCCGGTCACGAAGACTTCGCCGACGATACCTACCGCACGCTGACGGCGGTGGATGCGGCCGTCATGGTCATCGACGCCGCAAAGGGCATCGAACCGCGCACGCTGAAGCTTTTCGAAGTCTGCCGCATGCGCGACATTCCGATCATCACCTTCGTCAACAAGATGGACCGCGAGAGCCGCGATCCCTTCGAGATCCTCGACGAGGTCGAGGAGAAGCTGGCGCTCGACTGCGCGCCGGTCACCTGGCCGATCGGCCGCTCGAAGACCTTCTGCGGCTCCTACCATCTCGCCGACAACACGGTGCGCGGTTCCGACACGCAGGAAATCCCGACCAAGGTCAACGGCCCGGAAATGGCGGCCCACCGCCTGCCGGAAAATGAGCGCGATGCCTTTACCGAAGAACTGATGCTGGCGATCGAGGCTTGCAAGCCCTTCGACAAGAAGGCTTTCCTCGAGGGCCATCTGACGCCGGTGTTTTTCGGCTCGGCGCTGCGCAACTTCGGTGTGCGCGATCTCATCAATGCGCTCGGCGACATCGCTCCGCCGCCGCGCGACCAGGTCGCGGATATCCGCACGGTGCACGCCACCGACGACAAGATGACGGCCTTCGTCTTCAAGATCCAGGCCAACATGGATCCGAACCATCGCGACCGCATCGCCTTTGCCCGCGTCTGCTCCGGCAAGCTCGAGCGCGGCATGAAGGCACGCCTGTCGCGCACCGGCAAGCAGCTGGGCCTCAGCGCCCCGCAGTTCTTCTTCGCTTCGCAGCGCCAGCTCGCCGACACGGCTTACGCCGGCGACGTCGTCGGCATCCCGAACCATGGTACGCTCCGCATCGGCGACACGCTGACCGAGGGTGAGCCGCTGGTGTTTCAGGGCGTGCCGAACTTCTCGCCGGAAATCCTGCGCCGCGTGCGCTTGGAAGACGCGATGAAGGCGAAGAAGCTGAAGGAAGCGCTGCAGCAGATGGCCGAAGAGGGCGTCGTGCAGCTGT encodes:
- a CDS encoding peptide chain release factor 3; its protein translation is MAETLAEAVSRRRTFAIIAHPDAGKTTLTEKLLLFGGAIQLAGEVKAKKDRIQTRSDWMKIERERGISVVTSVMTFEYGGNVFNILDTPGHEDFADDTYRTLTAVDAAVMVIDAAKGIEPRTLKLFEVCRMRDIPIITFVNKMDRESRDPFEILDEVEEKLALDCAPVTWPIGRSKTFCGSYHLADNTVRGSDTQEIPTKVNGPEMAAHRLPENERDAFTEELMLAIEACKPFDKKAFLEGHLTPVFFGSALRNFGVRDLINALGDIAPPPRDQVADIRTVHATDDKMTAFVFKIQANMDPNHRDRIAFARVCSGKLERGMKARLSRTGKQLGLSAPQFFFASQRQLADTAYAGDVVGIPNHGTLRIGDTLTEGEPLVFQGVPNFSPEILRRVRLEDAMKAKKLKEALQQMAEEGVVQLFSPEDGSPAIVGVVGALQLDVLKERLQAEYGLPVSFEMSRFSVCRWISSDQPAELDKFVTARRGDIARDLDGDPVFLAQDSFSLRYEAERYPAIKMVAIKEYHVAKAA